A genomic segment from Polyangium mundeleinium encodes:
- a CDS encoding LA_2272 family surface repeat-containing protein: MKTGLLRITLLAGCLSTVALVAPAQASVGEEGAEIAGPETEPSAPARPPLEVAGGDLPPPPPPPPPPPPPPPPPHPPLSDWYVIHPGIFPEADAFVGLTQIGLVKSASKEFYGLLQFAPYESRADRFVGAIQLGLFTSRIEESFHGGFQVTLGKNTAAAFYGIGQLGPWNDAERFIGGLQFGAYNWVHDDPEDGFESRIVTAAQIGAFNQLERAHFYGLLQLGAVNHVIDGDFHGLLQISAANRNTKDFYGASQVGIVNEVKGDSYEILQLGFGNIVNGKFSGGFQAGSYNGAGAFDGIGQVGLASFIKQDFRGFMQVGAAFNATLEQYRGALQIAGVLNLVGNDFRGVVQAAAFNGVGDDAYMLAQLGAVNLTFKNHHGAQLGAVNLTNKNLYGLQAGFISGAGEVYGAQLGAVNLSRELKGATFGVVNVGGEVTGLQVGLVNRAARLRGVQLGLVNLSSEGGLPFLPVMNVGL; the protein is encoded by the coding sequence ATGAAAACCGGACTTCTGCGCATCACGCTCCTCGCAGGCTGCCTCTCCACGGTGGCGCTCGTCGCGCCCGCGCAGGCGAGCGTGGGCGAAGAAGGCGCCGAGATCGCCGGCCCCGAGACGGAGCCCTCGGCGCCGGCGCGTCCTCCGCTCGAAGTCGCGGGTGGCGATCTCCCGCCGCCGCCGCCTCCGCCCCCGCCTCCGCCGCCCCCACCGCCGCCGCCGCACCCGCCGCTCTCGGACTGGTACGTGATCCATCCGGGGATCTTCCCCGAGGCCGACGCCTTCGTGGGCCTCACCCAGATCGGCCTCGTGAAGAGCGCATCAAAAGAATTTTACGGCCTGCTCCAGTTCGCCCCGTACGAGAGCCGAGCCGATCGCTTCGTCGGCGCGATCCAGCTCGGCCTGTTCACGTCGCGGATCGAAGAGAGCTTCCACGGCGGTTTTCAGGTCACGCTCGGGAAAAACACGGCGGCCGCGTTTTACGGCATCGGGCAGCTCGGCCCCTGGAACGACGCCGAGCGTTTCATCGGCGGGCTGCAGTTCGGGGCGTACAACTGGGTCCACGACGATCCTGAGGACGGCTTTGAAAGCAGGATCGTGACCGCGGCGCAGATCGGCGCGTTCAATCAGCTCGAGCGCGCGCATTTCTACGGCCTGCTCCAGCTCGGCGCGGTCAACCACGTCATCGACGGGGATTTTCACGGGCTCCTCCAGATCAGCGCGGCCAACCGGAACACGAAGGACTTTTACGGCGCCTCCCAGGTGGGCATCGTGAACGAGGTCAAGGGCGATTCCTACGAGATCCTGCAGCTCGGCTTCGGCAACATCGTGAACGGCAAATTTTCGGGCGGATTCCAGGCCGGCAGCTACAACGGAGCGGGCGCGTTCGACGGCATCGGGCAGGTCGGGCTCGCCAGCTTCATCAAGCAGGACTTCCGCGGCTTCATGCAGGTGGGGGCCGCCTTCAACGCGACGCTCGAACAGTATCGCGGCGCCCTGCAAATCGCTGGGGTCCTCAATCTCGTCGGCAACGACTTCCGGGGCGTCGTGCAGGCCGCCGCGTTCAATGGCGTCGGCGACGACGCGTATATGCTCGCGCAGCTCGGCGCGGTGAACCTCACGTTCAAGAACCACCACGGCGCGCAGCTCGGCGCGGTGAACCTCACGAACAAGAACCTCTATGGTTTGCAGGCCGGGTTCATCAGCGGCGCGGGCGAGGTGTACGGTGCGCAGCTCGGCGCCGTGAACCTCTCGCGCGAATTGAAGGGCGCGACGTTCGGCGTCGTGAACGTCGGCGGCGAGGTCACGGGGCTCCAGGTCGGGCTCGTCAATCGAGCTGCGCGGCTGCGCGGCGTGCAGCTCGGCCTCGTGAACCTCTCGAGCGAGGGCGGGCTGCCGTTCTTGCCCGTGATGAACGTCGGGCTCTGA
- a CDS encoding helix-turn-helix domain-containing protein: MPRRTEPSPFSSKVGARIRELRLERNMSLPALGEASSISKGHLSNIEHGFAAITIETVDRIARALDIPPLYILAFPAEDERARIADALRKLPKGDWKKLRKEIEGRAAPAPKKRG, from the coding sequence ATGCCCCGACGAACCGAACCCAGCCCCTTTTCCTCCAAGGTCGGCGCGCGCATCCGCGAGCTCCGGCTCGAGCGCAACATGTCCCTGCCCGCGCTCGGCGAGGCGAGCTCGATTTCGAAGGGCCACCTCTCGAACATCGAGCACGGCTTCGCTGCAATCACGATCGAGACCGTCGATCGCATCGCTCGCGCGCTCGATATCCCGCCCCTGTACATCCTCGCCTTCCCCGCGGAGGATGAGCGGGCCCGCATCGCCGACGCCCTCCGCAAGCTGCCGAAGGGCGACTGGAAGAAGCTGCGGAAGGAAATCGAAGGCCGGGCCGCGCCTGCGCCGAAGAAGCGCGGATGA
- a CDS encoding sodium/glutamate symporter: protein MDVPTFQVSSIQVLGLGCFGLVLGRGIRRVLPVLERLSIPASILGGLVYAIVGLALRDRVCNFKFDLALRDILMIAFFTTVGMTASLRLLALGGKRVAIFLGASVLGLLAQMGWGAGAAKVMGLPPLLGVIPGAVSLTGGPATALAFGPVFEQAGVPGATAIGLASAVFGIIVSGLLGGFVGSFLIRRHTLRPGEADAMPVPEIDIDAGPSEKHGDYLVHIIVLGVAMAFGSLLSAQFTAWKLTLPAYIGAMIVAGVVRNLDDRFQFAGIDQKKMEEIGAVALELFIVMALLTLELWQLRTLALPVFFILVGQVVLTIGLCWTAIYWMMGRSYTSAVMAGGYCGFMLGTTANSLACMNEIVRKSGPAPQAFFAVSIVGAFLIDFINALLVTQALNVLR, encoded by the coding sequence ATGGATGTCCCTACCTTTCAAGTCTCGTCCATTCAGGTCCTCGGGCTCGGCTGCTTCGGGCTCGTCCTCGGCCGCGGAATCCGGCGCGTCCTGCCCGTCCTCGAGCGGCTCAGCATTCCCGCGTCGATCCTCGGCGGCCTCGTGTATGCGATCGTTGGCCTCGCCTTGCGGGATCGTGTCTGCAATTTCAAGTTCGACCTCGCCTTGCGCGACATCCTCATGATCGCGTTCTTCACGACCGTGGGGATGACGGCGAGCCTCCGGCTGCTCGCGCTCGGGGGCAAGCGCGTCGCCATTTTCCTCGGCGCATCGGTCCTTGGCCTGCTCGCGCAGATGGGCTGGGGCGCGGGGGCGGCGAAGGTGATGGGGTTGCCGCCGCTGCTCGGCGTCATTCCCGGCGCCGTATCGCTCACGGGCGGGCCTGCGACGGCGCTCGCGTTCGGCCCGGTCTTCGAGCAGGCGGGCGTCCCGGGCGCGACCGCGATTGGCCTCGCGTCGGCGGTCTTTGGGATCATCGTGAGCGGCCTGCTCGGCGGGTTCGTCGGCAGCTTCTTGATTCGCCGCCACACCTTGCGCCCCGGCGAGGCCGACGCCATGCCTGTGCCCGAGATCGACATCGACGCGGGGCCCTCCGAGAAGCACGGCGATTACCTCGTGCACATCATCGTGCTCGGCGTGGCGATGGCGTTCGGCTCGTTGCTCTCGGCGCAGTTCACGGCCTGGAAGCTCACGCTCCCGGCGTACATCGGGGCGATGATCGTGGCCGGTGTTGTGCGCAACCTCGACGATCGCTTTCAATTCGCGGGCATCGATCAGAAGAAGATGGAGGAGATCGGTGCCGTCGCGCTCGAGCTCTTCATCGTGATGGCGCTGCTCACGCTGGAGCTCTGGCAGCTCCGGACGCTCGCGCTCCCCGTGTTCTTCATCCTGGTCGGCCAGGTCGTGCTCACGATCGGGCTCTGCTGGACGGCCATTTACTGGATGATGGGCCGCAGTTACACCTCGGCGGTCATGGCAGGCGGGTATTGCGGGTTCATGCTCGGCACGACGGCGAACTCGCTCGCCTGCATGAACGAGATCGTGCGCAAATCGGGACCGGCGCCCCAGGCGTTTTTCGCGGTGAGCATCGTGGGCGCCTTTCTCATCGATTTCATCAATGCGCTGCTCGTCACGCAGGCCTTGAACGTGCTTCGCTGA
- a CDS encoding energy transducer TonB: MRRLLDEKGDDAATALLRSARADRAPAGSKARALAALGIEPARGVKAIEIPARDINVPRLATPMRPERPAPRPARAAMAGAKRSAQATPHVLFQSVLGPTGKPVGFFQKGRLGAGLVAAAQVVLVGITLLSQPMHRPEASKGPADEPQQYPELQLGAGIPVPAPRAEAKGHDAEPHRVATPANAPRAVPNAVTPPLKVAMTDEPPSSEAPRAPEDVPPQIARVESAGSPEVLPAKPETPSASVRPFEQGTMSQPKRIGGRDPVYTREALQARVEGTALLQCEITATGATRDCQLLKSLPHMDGELLAAARTWRFSPATQGGQPISVRYVSKVNLVLPK, translated from the coding sequence ATGCGCAGGCTGCTCGACGAGAAGGGGGACGACGCGGCGACGGCGCTCCTGCGCTCGGCGCGGGCCGATCGGGCGCCGGCGGGCTCGAAGGCGCGGGCCCTCGCGGCGCTCGGAATCGAGCCGGCGCGCGGGGTGAAGGCCATCGAGATTCCGGCACGGGACATCAACGTGCCTCGCCTGGCGACCCCGATGCGGCCCGAGAGGCCCGCGCCTCGCCCGGCGCGGGCTGCGATGGCCGGCGCAAAGCGATCGGCGCAGGCGACGCCGCATGTGTTGTTCCAGAGCGTCCTCGGGCCGACCGGGAAGCCGGTTGGGTTTTTCCAAAAAGGACGGCTCGGCGCTGGGCTCGTGGCGGCGGCGCAGGTGGTGCTCGTCGGAATCACGCTCCTTTCGCAGCCCATGCATCGGCCCGAGGCCTCGAAGGGGCCCGCGGACGAGCCGCAGCAATACCCCGAGCTCCAGCTCGGCGCAGGGATCCCCGTGCCCGCGCCTCGCGCGGAGGCAAAGGGCCACGACGCGGAGCCCCATCGCGTCGCGACGCCCGCGAATGCTCCGCGCGCCGTGCCGAATGCGGTCACGCCGCCGCTGAAGGTGGCCATGACGGACGAACCTCCCTCGTCCGAGGCCCCCCGCGCCCCCGAGGACGTGCCCCCGCAGATCGCCCGGGTGGAAAGCGCCGGCTCGCCCGAGGTGCTCCCGGCCAAACCCGAGACGCCGAGCGCCAGCGTGCGCCCGTTCGAGCAAGGGACCATGTCCCAGCCGAAGCGGATCGGCGGTCGGGATCCCGTGTACACGCGCGAGGCGCTCCAGGCCCGCGTCGAGGGCACGGCCCTCTTGCAATGCGAGATCACGGCGACAGGCGCCACGAGGGATTGTCAGCTCCTGAAATCCTTGCCGCACATGGACGGCGAGCTGCTCGCGGCCGCGCGCACGTGGCGATTCTCGCCGGCGACGCAGGGCGGACAGCCCATCTCCGTGCGGTACGTCTCGAAGGTCAATCTCGTTCTGCCGAAGTGA
- a CDS encoding aldehyde dehydrogenase family protein, with amino-acid sequence MSPLLAQGPSDLLEGRWVPLPGDAIASRNPTRPAEIVWQGSPDPAHADEAVAAARRALPAWASLPAERRFAALRRFRDLCKARAAEMARLITDETGKALWDARAEADLLAAKVDITLDASEHGGLRRVSGFEIPLSASRAGRTWFRPHGVMVVLGPFNFPAHLPNGHIIPALALGNTVVFKPSDKAPAVGQTLAAWLAEALDAEGAPPGVVNLVHGGASVASRLVANADIDGVLFTGSWPVGRRILEASLDWPGRVLALEMGGNAPSVVLPDADLRQAAIEVARSAFVSTGQRCTCTRRLVVHGAVAERFIRTIVEMASKLRVGDPLADPQPFMGPIISAEARAAVFAAQERFAAGGAEIRLAARALESPSGGHFLSPGVVRVDRFTRSEDGPGADVEVFGPLLRYVVVDSVDEAIAQANATRFGLAASIFTKDAGTIERFLAEVRAGCVNVNTGTAGASSKLPFGGIGLSGNHRPAGAFSLDYCAYPVAGMIESGATAPLPIGMTFEESWLE; translated from the coding sequence ATGTCTCCCCTCCTCGCGCAAGGGCCGTCGGATCTCCTCGAAGGACGCTGGGTCCCGCTCCCCGGCGACGCCATCGCCTCGCGAAACCCCACGCGTCCGGCCGAGATCGTCTGGCAGGGCAGCCCCGACCCCGCGCATGCCGACGAGGCCGTCGCAGCGGCGCGGCGCGCCTTGCCAGCGTGGGCGTCGCTCCCCGCCGAGCGGCGTTTCGCGGCGCTCCGTCGCTTCCGCGACCTCTGCAAGGCGCGCGCGGCCGAGATGGCCCGCCTCATCACGGACGAGACGGGAAAGGCACTATGGGACGCGCGCGCCGAGGCTGATCTGCTCGCGGCCAAGGTCGACATCACGCTCGACGCCTCCGAGCACGGCGGGCTCCGGCGGGTCTCGGGCTTCGAAATTCCACTCTCGGCCTCGCGCGCCGGGCGCACCTGGTTCCGCCCGCACGGCGTCATGGTCGTGCTCGGCCCCTTCAATTTCCCCGCGCACCTGCCAAACGGGCACATCATCCCCGCGCTCGCGCTGGGAAACACCGTCGTGTTCAAGCCGAGCGACAAGGCCCCGGCGGTTGGACAAACCCTCGCGGCGTGGCTCGCCGAGGCGCTCGACGCCGAGGGCGCGCCCCCGGGCGTCGTGAACCTCGTGCACGGCGGTGCGAGCGTCGCGTCGCGCCTCGTCGCGAACGCCGACATCGACGGCGTGCTTTTCACGGGTTCGTGGCCCGTGGGCCGGCGTATCCTCGAAGCGAGCCTCGATTGGCCGGGCCGCGTGCTTGCGCTGGAGATGGGCGGCAATGCCCCCTCCGTCGTCCTGCCCGACGCGGATCTGCGGCAGGCCGCGATCGAGGTCGCGCGCTCGGCGTTCGTCTCGACGGGGCAACGCTGCACATGCACGCGGCGGCTCGTCGTGCACGGCGCCGTGGCCGAGCGGTTCATCCGGACGATCGTGGAGATGGCCTCGAAGCTTCGTGTGGGGGATCCGCTCGCGGATCCGCAGCCGTTCATGGGGCCGATCATCTCGGCGGAGGCGCGCGCGGCCGTGTTCGCGGCGCAGGAGCGGTTCGCGGCCGGGGGCGCCGAGATCCGGCTCGCGGCGCGCGCCCTCGAATCCCCGTCCGGCGGCCATTTCCTCTCGCCGGGGGTCGTTCGTGTCGATCGGTTCACGCGTTCCGAGGACGGGCCTGGCGCGGACGTCGAGGTGTTCGGGCCGCTGCTCCGGTATGTCGTCGTCGATTCGGTGGACGAGGCGATCGCGCAGGCGAATGCCACGCGGTTCGGGCTCGCGGCCTCGATCTTCACGAAGGACGCGGGCACGATCGAGCGGTTCCTCGCTGAAGTGCGCGCCGGCTGCGTGAACGTCAACACCGGCACCGCGGGCGCGAGCAGCAAGCTCCCGTTCGGCGGGATTGGTTTGTCTGGGAACCATCGGCCCGCGGGGGCCTTCAGCCTGGATTATTGCGCGTATCCGGTGGCGGGGATGATCGAGAGCGGCGCGACGGCGCCGCTGCCGATCGGGATGACGTTCGAGGAGAGCTGGCTCGAATAG
- the galE gene encoding UDP-glucose 4-epimerase GalE, which translates to MTPDSRTVLVTGGAGYIGAHAALALAERGYRPLVLDNLSKGHREPIARALGTPVIQADTRDRAALDAIFARERIDAVMHFAAFIEVGESVADPLRYYENNVHGTVTLLQAMQAAGVSRFVFSSTCATYGVPEVVPIPEDHPQNPLNPYGRSKLVVEKILAECETAWRLRSVIFRYFNAAGAHPSGLLGEDHDPETHLIPLVLSAALGKRPSIRIFGEDYDTPDGTCIRDYIHVSDLADAHVLGIEYLLGDGASTAVNLGNGRGFSVKEVIAAATRVTGRPIDVEKAERRPGDSPVLVGSSARARKLLGWAPRYPDLETILAHAWAWHQRKA; encoded by the coding sequence ATGACCCCCGACAGCAGGACCGTTCTCGTCACCGGCGGCGCCGGGTACATCGGCGCGCACGCCGCCCTCGCCCTCGCGGAGCGCGGTTACCGGCCCCTCGTGCTCGACAACCTGAGCAAAGGCCACCGCGAGCCGATCGCGCGAGCGCTCGGCACGCCCGTGATCCAGGCCGATACGCGGGATCGCGCCGCCCTCGATGCGATCTTCGCGCGCGAGCGGATCGATGCCGTCATGCATTTCGCCGCGTTCATCGAGGTCGGCGAGTCCGTCGCGGATCCGCTCAGGTATTACGAGAACAACGTCCACGGCACGGTCACGTTGCTCCAGGCGATGCAGGCGGCCGGCGTCTCCAGGTTCGTCTTCTCCTCGACGTGCGCGACGTACGGCGTGCCCGAGGTCGTCCCGATCCCCGAGGATCACCCGCAAAACCCTCTGAACCCGTATGGCCGGTCAAAGCTCGTCGTGGAGAAGATCCTCGCGGAGTGCGAGACGGCCTGGAGGCTCCGGTCCGTGATCTTTCGATATTTCAATGCAGCCGGCGCGCATCCGAGCGGCCTCCTCGGCGAGGACCACGACCCCGAGACGCACCTCATTCCGCTCGTCCTCTCTGCGGCGCTCGGAAAACGTCCTTCGATCCGGATCTTCGGCGAGGACTACGACACGCCCGACGGAACGTGCATCCGTGATTACATCCATGTCTCGGACCTGGCGGACGCGCACGTGCTCGGGATCGAGTATCTGCTCGGCGACGGAGCGAGCACGGCCGTGAACCTGGGCAATGGGCGGGGTTTTTCCGTGAAGGAGGTCATCGCGGCGGCGACGCGCGTCACGGGCCGCCCGATCGACGTGGAGAAGGCCGAGCGCAGGCCCGGAGATTCACCGGTGCTCGTGGGTTCGAGCGCGCGCGCGCGCAAGCTGCTCGGCTGGGCGCCGCGGTATCCGGATCTCGAAACGATCCTCGCCCATGCATGGGCGTGGCATCAGCGAAAAGCCTAG
- the galK gene encoding galactokinase, with translation MRDTLDLRSKFRARFGSRSPAPRAFFAPGRVNLIGEHTDYNDGFVLPVALELGVTVIAAPRDDRRIRVHSQDLGQTAELDLDHPGPRQTGRWVNYIEGVAHMVDSRIQALRGADLLVAGDVPRGAGLSSSAALEIGTGFALLSLAGATVDRVALALAGQAAEHTFVGTRCGIMDQLVSACARAGSALLVDCRSLAMEAVPLPGGPVALLVSDTRKKHSLAISEYNTRRAECERSVVLLRSALPRIRALRDVTEEALAEHASCLPEPIIRRVRHVVTENARTQSVAEALRRGDVAAVGASFVASHRSLQHDYEVSCPELDALVDLAVAQPGVYGARMTGGGFGGSTVSLVDESALEAVMAAVRDGYRNRFGVEPGFVVTRGGEGAREIRG, from the coding sequence ATGAGAGACACCCTGGACCTGAGGTCCAAATTCCGCGCTCGCTTCGGTTCCAGAAGCCCCGCGCCCCGGGCGTTTTTCGCCCCCGGCCGCGTCAACCTCATCGGCGAGCACACCGATTACAACGACGGGTTCGTCCTGCCGGTCGCGCTCGAGCTCGGCGTCACCGTCATCGCCGCGCCCCGCGACGATCGCCGCATTCGTGTGCACAGCCAGGATCTCGGCCAGACCGCCGAGCTCGACCTCGACCACCCCGGCCCCAGACAAACTGGCCGGTGGGTCAATTACATCGAGGGCGTCGCGCACATGGTCGATTCGAGGATCCAGGCGCTCCGCGGCGCGGATCTCCTCGTCGCGGGCGACGTGCCGCGGGGCGCGGGCCTCTCCTCCTCGGCGGCGCTCGAAATCGGGACCGGCTTCGCGCTGCTCTCGCTCGCGGGCGCGACGGTCGACCGCGTGGCCCTCGCCCTCGCCGGCCAGGCCGCCGAGCATACCTTCGTGGGCACGCGCTGCGGCATCATGGACCAGCTCGTCTCCGCGTGCGCCCGCGCAGGCTCGGCCTTGCTCGTCGATTGCCGCTCGCTCGCGATGGAAGCCGTCCCCTTGCCCGGCGGCCCCGTCGCGCTCCTGGTCAGCGATACCCGCAAAAAACACTCTCTCGCCATCTCCGAATACAACACGCGACGCGCGGAGTGCGAGCGCAGCGTCGTGCTCCTCCGCAGCGCCCTCCCCCGGATCCGCGCGCTCCGCGACGTCACGGAAGAGGCGCTCGCCGAACATGCCTCGTGCCTCCCCGAACCCATCATCCGCCGCGTGCGTCACGTCGTCACCGAGAATGCCCGCACGCAATCCGTCGCCGAGGCCCTCCGCCGCGGCGACGTCGCGGCCGTCGGTGCCTCGTTCGTCGCGTCGCACCGCTCCTTGCAGCACGACTACGAGGTGAGCTGCCCGGAGCTCGACGCGCTCGTCGACCTCGCTGTCGCCCAGCCAGGTGTCTACGGCGCTCGCATGACCGGCGGCGGGTTTGGCGGCTCGACCGTGTCCCTCGTCGACGAATCCGCGCTCGAAGCGGTCATGGCTGCGGTCCGCGACGGCTACCGGAACCGCTTCGGCGTCGAGCCCGGCTTCGTCGTCACGCGCGGCGGCGAAGGCGCGCGGGAAATTCGAGGCTGA
- a CDS encoding RNA polymerase sigma factor: protein MTLVSDLDILFSGAEVCDAEEPRTVEEGWARGGEGGAEKARLRGMVDAHFDAVYVALRRLGVPAAELDDCAQQVFVVASGKLAAIQPGREKAFLMGTAVHVASHAKRAQRRRREVAEADEVADARADAGPRPDEIVEQRRLRVLLDEVLAAMPEDLRTVLVLFELEELTMQEISGALDLPMGTVASRLRRARELFAKISARVVGTQGRGRP from the coding sequence GTGACCCTCGTCTCCGACCTGGACATCCTCTTCTCGGGCGCTGAAGTCTGCGACGCGGAAGAGCCTCGCACGGTCGAGGAGGGGTGGGCCAGGGGCGGCGAGGGCGGCGCGGAGAAGGCGCGGCTCCGGGGGATGGTCGACGCGCATTTCGACGCCGTGTACGTGGCGCTCCGGCGGCTCGGGGTGCCGGCGGCGGAGCTCGATGATTGCGCCCAGCAGGTGTTCGTCGTGGCGTCGGGGAAACTCGCGGCCATTCAGCCGGGGCGTGAGAAGGCGTTCTTGATGGGTACGGCCGTGCATGTCGCCTCGCACGCCAAGCGCGCGCAACGCCGGCGGCGCGAGGTCGCCGAGGCGGACGAGGTGGCGGACGCACGGGCCGATGCAGGGCCTCGGCCGGACGAGATCGTGGAGCAACGGCGCCTGCGGGTGCTGCTCGACGAGGTGCTCGCGGCGATGCCGGAGGATCTCAGGACGGTGCTCGTGCTCTTCGAGCTCGAAGAGCTCACGATGCAGGAGATCAGCGGGGCGCTCGACTTGCCGATGGGCACGGTGGCGTCGCGGCTCCGGCGCGCGCGCGAGCTCTTTGCGAAGATCTCGGCGCGGGTCGTGGGGACCCAAGGAAGGGGGCGGCCGTGA
- a CDS encoding matrixin family metalloprotease, which yields MGVHWRHRKTPAKHWVIVAASARPSTLAHELGHFFGLGHSDVTDNVMSYSRTGVPPFFDAKQADRIESMARMYVGSKLLEPA from the coding sequence ATGGGCGTGCACTGGCGGCACAGAAAGACGCCGGCGAAGCATTGGGTGATCGTCGCGGCGAGCGCACGACCGAGCACGCTCGCGCACGAGCTCGGCCATTTCTTCGGGCTCGGCCACAGCGACGTGACCGACAACGTGATGAGTTATTCGCGTACGGGTGTTCCCCCTTTCTTCGACGCCAAGCAGGCTGATCGGATCGAGAGCATGGCGCGGATGTACGTGGGGTCGAAGCTCCTCGAACCCGCGTGA
- a CDS encoding c-type cytochrome: MTCRSPWKHAALAASLVACGVAGSSCTSNNRSGENVGAASSASASPAAPAASVAPSGPPRCAARSPRRFERAAAGGASSAVTLVRAGEHTLAVVADHDERALHVVDTGSMQQVSVTPLEGRPGHVLALEGGLIAVGLRDTSRVVLLEPADEALAKPFEERCAVDVAAEPWAFAEESGSLLVTSGFGGALTVLATADLSVSRVTPLPREPRAVIVANAGGAAFVTHAVGGVVSMIDRKDAAKEPETISLHTGRRVGADGTFDDKTPRAASQGYALARVVGTRSDGTRDALRIFAPHTSVDPGAPAVGMTIGYGGSGQGPRTMAQLVSVVDPGAKRSITNHVASVFNAAFGQDCILPRSAAADEDGLFVACLDIDAVIEMDPWVGDPSLAERRRVALPAGPSSLVLSDEGKRVFVWSEMDRALSRIERESFAVTSVLLWRRSGVARDAKIERGRRLFHTTRDARLGMGRGCASCHPEGREDGLAWTSPDGLRQTPMLAGRVASTGPYGWFGEHATVRDHLNETFTRLGGTGLAKHSEEEYEALLAYVSSLPPPPQMKSKDPELTARGKQVYVAYGCNGCHKDGGTDGKPHDVGSGQKGERRVDFDTPSLLGVRGTAPYYHDGRYSTLDEMLSAKDQRMFPGTLSGADKKALLAYLETL; this comes from the coding sequence ATGACCTGTCGCTCTCCCTGGAAACACGCGGCGCTCGCCGCGTCCCTCGTCGCGTGCGGCGTCGCGGGAAGCAGTTGCACCTCCAACAATCGTAGTGGGGAGAACGTCGGCGCCGCGTCGAGCGCGTCCGCTTCTCCAGCCGCGCCCGCGGCGTCCGTCGCGCCGAGCGGCCCGCCGCGTTGCGCAGCGCGATCCCCCCGTCGCTTCGAGCGCGCAGCGGCCGGCGGCGCGAGCTCGGCGGTGACGCTCGTCCGTGCGGGGGAGCACACGCTCGCGGTCGTCGCGGATCACGACGAGCGGGCGCTTCATGTGGTCGACACGGGTTCGATGCAACAGGTGTCGGTGACGCCGCTCGAAGGCCGGCCAGGGCACGTGCTCGCGCTCGAAGGTGGCCTCATCGCGGTGGGGCTGCGCGATACATCGCGCGTGGTTTTGCTCGAGCCTGCCGACGAGGCGCTCGCAAAACCCTTCGAGGAGCGATGCGCGGTGGACGTGGCGGCCGAGCCGTGGGCGTTCGCGGAAGAGAGCGGATCGCTGCTCGTGACCAGCGGGTTCGGCGGGGCGCTCACGGTGCTCGCGACGGCCGATCTCTCGGTTTCGCGCGTGACGCCGCTGCCGCGTGAGCCACGCGCGGTGATCGTGGCGAACGCGGGCGGGGCGGCGTTCGTCACGCACGCCGTGGGGGGCGTCGTGTCGATGATCGATCGGAAAGACGCGGCGAAGGAGCCCGAGACGATCTCGCTGCACACGGGCCGGCGCGTGGGCGCGGATGGAACGTTCGACGACAAAACACCTCGCGCGGCCTCGCAAGGGTATGCGCTCGCGCGTGTGGTCGGGACGCGCAGCGACGGGACGCGGGACGCGCTCCGGATCTTCGCGCCGCACACGAGCGTGGATCCAGGCGCGCCGGCCGTGGGAATGACGATCGGATACGGCGGATCCGGTCAAGGGCCGCGGACGATGGCGCAGCTCGTGAGCGTCGTCGATCCGGGCGCGAAGCGATCGATCACGAATCACGTGGCGAGCGTATTCAACGCGGCGTTCGGGCAGGATTGTATTCTGCCGCGGAGCGCGGCGGCGGACGAGGATGGCCTCTTCGTCGCGTGCCTCGACATCGACGCGGTGATCGAAATGGATCCGTGGGTCGGCGATCCGAGCCTCGCCGAGCGGCGGCGGGTCGCGCTTCCCGCGGGCCCGAGCTCGCTCGTGCTCTCCGACGAGGGAAAACGTGTGTTCGTATGGTCGGAGATGGATCGTGCGCTCTCGCGTATCGAGCGTGAATCGTTTGCCGTGACGAGCGTACTGCTCTGGCGGCGATCGGGCGTGGCGCGGGACGCGAAGATCGAGCGAGGCCGGCGGCTGTTTCATACGACGCGGGACGCGCGTCTCGGCATGGGCCGCGGCTGCGCGAGCTGCCATCCCGAAGGGCGCGAGGACGGGCTCGCGTGGACGAGCCCCGACGGCCTGCGACAAACGCCGATGCTCGCGGGGCGCGTCGCGAGCACGGGGCCGTATGGATGGTTCGGGGAGCATGCGACGGTGCGGGATCATTTGAACGAGACGTTCACGCGGCTCGGCGGGACCGGCCTCGCGAAGCATTCGGAGGAGGAGTACGAGGCGCTGCTCGCGTACGTGTCGTCATTGCCACCGCCGCCGCAAATGAAGTCGAAGGATCCGGAGCTCACGGCGCGAGGCAAGCAGGTGTACGTGGCCTATGGCTGCAATGGTTGCCACAAGGACGGAGGCACGGATGGGAAGCCGCACGACGTGGGCAGCGGGCAAAAAGGCGAGCGACGCGTCGATTTCGACACCCCGTCGCTGCTCGGCGTGCGCGGGACCGCGCCCTATTACCACGACGGGCGCTACTCGACGCTCGACGAGATGCTCTCGGCGAAGGATCAACGCATGTTCCCCGGCACGCTGAGCGGCGCGGACAAGAAGGCGCTGCTCGCCTACCTGGAGACGTTGTGA